Proteins encoded within one genomic window of Microbacterium sp. LKL04:
- a CDS encoding glycosyltransferase family 2 protein, whose translation MSIAVVSMCSLPRVEHLRAQLRALAGVPDVRRIVVWIGDDEPPELDAETVLRVPPGPEGLRLAAGRNAGAAAAEGAELLVFLDADCIPGPDLLRRYGEAAGRHADAVLCGPVTYLAEGVTASDPADLVAHTAPHAARPMPADDEDRVATDAEYALFWSLSFALTPETWRRIGGFDEAYEGYGGEDTDFAFRMRSHGIPLVWTGGAHAYHQYHPTSSPPWQHVDDILRNGALFHRRWDEWPMTGWLEAFERGGAVVRDAAGWRRADGIRS comes from the coding sequence ATGAGCATTGCCGTCGTCAGCATGTGCTCACTGCCGCGTGTCGAGCACCTGCGCGCGCAGTTACGGGCCCTGGCGGGCGTGCCGGACGTCCGCCGCATCGTCGTCTGGATCGGCGACGACGAGCCGCCGGAGCTGGACGCCGAGACGGTCCTCCGGGTGCCTCCTGGACCCGAGGGGCTGCGACTGGCCGCCGGGCGCAACGCGGGCGCCGCCGCCGCCGAGGGCGCCGAGTTGCTCGTCTTCCTCGACGCGGACTGCATCCCGGGGCCCGACCTGCTGCGCCGTTACGGCGAGGCGGCAGGGCGCCACGCGGATGCCGTGCTGTGCGGACCGGTCACCTACCTCGCCGAGGGGGTCACGGCATCCGACCCCGCCGACCTGGTCGCTCACACCGCACCGCACGCGGCTCGCCCGATGCCCGCCGACGACGAGGATCGTGTCGCCACCGACGCGGAGTACGCACTGTTCTGGTCGCTCTCGTTCGCCCTCACGCCCGAGACCTGGCGGCGCATCGGCGGATTCGACGAGGCCTACGAGGGGTATGGCGGCGAGGACACCGACTTCGCGTTCCGGATGCGGTCGCACGGAATCCCGCTCGTCTGGACGGGCGGAGCGCACGCCTACCACCAGTACCACCCGACGTCATCACCCCCGTGGCAGCACGTCGACGACATCCTCCGCAACGGCGCGCTCTTCCATCGACGCTGGGACGAGTGGCCGATGACCGGGTGGCTCGAGGCCTTCGAGCGCGGCGGCGCGGTGGTGAGGGATGCCGCCGGCTGGCGGCGTGCCGACGGCATCCGTTCGTAG
- a CDS encoding glycosyltransferase yields the protein MSDGAPRLGWYVHNHGRGHLTRLLAIAPHLDAAVDCLSSLPAPPGLPSGWTWTVLERDDDGGDPVDPTVDGLLHWAPIGHVGHRSRLSVIAAAATARRWDAMVVDTSVEVTLLARLLGLRTVVVTQPGNRVDRPHLLGFAAADTVLAPWARGILSPPHLEALGDKVVHTGGISRFSSRYPRSGRSDEVVLLAGAGGSAVGPAAIRDAEKATGRPWRVLGGSAWADDPWEALTSAAVVVSYAGQNAVADLAAAHAPAIVVPQDRPFDEQRETGRALRRAGLAQVSDEWPDAAGWPELVDRASTAQPEWERWEVAGAPERAASAIVDTVRGDR from the coding sequence GTGAGCGACGGCGCGCCCCGACTCGGGTGGTACGTCCACAACCACGGCCGCGGGCACCTCACCCGCCTGCTCGCGATCGCCCCGCACCTGGACGCCGCGGTCGACTGCCTCAGCAGCCTCCCTGCTCCGCCCGGTCTGCCCTCGGGGTGGACCTGGACCGTCCTCGAGCGCGACGACGACGGCGGCGATCCCGTCGACCCGACCGTGGACGGGCTGCTGCACTGGGCACCCATCGGACACGTCGGTCACCGCTCTCGACTCTCGGTCATCGCCGCTGCGGCGACCGCGCGGCGGTGGGACGCCATGGTCGTCGACACGTCCGTCGAGGTGACGCTCCTCGCCCGCCTGCTGGGGCTGCGCACCGTCGTGGTGACGCAGCCGGGCAACCGTGTCGACCGCCCTCACCTGCTCGGCTTCGCGGCAGCCGACACCGTCCTGGCACCGTGGGCGCGCGGTATCCTGTCGCCTCCGCACCTCGAGGCGCTCGGCGACAAGGTCGTGCACACGGGCGGGATCAGCCGTTTCTCGAGCCGCTATCCGCGGAGCGGGCGCTCCGATGAGGTCGTCCTGCTGGCCGGAGCGGGCGGGTCCGCCGTGGGGCCGGCGGCGATCCGGGATGCCGAGAAGGCGACGGGTCGGCCGTGGCGAGTCCTCGGGGGCAGCGCCTGGGCCGACGACCCCTGGGAGGCGCTGACCTCCGCGGCGGTCGTCGTCTCGTACGCCGGCCAGAACGCCGTCGCCGACCTCGCCGCCGCACACGCTCCCGCGATCGTCGTCCCGCAGGATCGTCCGTTCGACGAGCAGCGCGAGACAGGACGCGCCCTTCGCCGCGCCGGCCTCGCTCAGGTCTCGGACGAATGGCCCGACGCGGCGGGGTGGCCGGAGCTCGTCGACCGCGCGTCGACCGCGCAGCCGGAATGGGAGCGCTGGGAGGTGGCGGGCGCGCCGGAGCGTGCGGCCTCGGCCATCGTCGACACCGTGCGGGGCGACCGATGA